In Scyliorhinus canicula chromosome 12, sScyCan1.1, whole genome shotgun sequence, the sequence GCCTCTTCATCATCTTCATGCTcctcttcactccctccatcatccaGCAGAATCTCTCTCTGTTTGCTTGCAGCTTTAGACGCAGTTTGCCTTTTCTGGCGACCACCTTTGTGGCCTTTTTCGTCTTCACTCTCTTCATCCCCTGCTTCAGCTGTTTTTCTGGGTTTTTGGGTGTCCTTTTCTCCTTCTTTTCTGCTTtagtcttttttccttttttgcaCTTTTTCTTTGAAGCCTCATAATCGCTGACACCATGGTCCAAATCTTCCTCACTCCCCATGTCCTCGTCAGCTGAATGGGAGGCCTCCTCCTTTGACAGGGCAATGGCAGCCTTCAGGTCTTTTTCATACAGCTTGTCGTCTGATTCCTCACTTTCATCTCGTGCATTTTTTGCAGACTTTCGTTTGTTTTTTCCTTCCCGGGGAGATGCTCGTGCTCGCTTAGCAGGAGGGGGTGAATCTCCTCCAAAAGCTTCATCATCAGAGTCTTCAAACTGTGAGTAGTCAAGTCTCCTACCatgccctgccctcacccccacgaTGCATGAAGCTTGTGGCTCGCAATTCCgtccctctgtcccccccaggCCCATAACAGACATGGAAGGCCCAGGCAGGTGGGGGCGGGGTGCTGGACACCAGAGTCCTCATCCTCtacgaggaacaggccctggtggTCAGGGGCATGgcagaggacagagcggtcactgcCATCGAGATTAGCCTGCACCGCAAAAAATCCACTGCCAGGAGGATGATCCTTCCCTccaactgaccacatgtccaatcGCCCACAGAACCTCCCCCAGCCTCCCACGAAAGCACCCCAGAGGAAAGCTCTGgggatgccactgtcgaggcattacagctgtcatccccaccctctaccagAGCAGACACATTCCTCGGTGGGCggaatagtggacaggcttctggggcacaatctggtgagtaccacacgAGTTGGTGATGCACATCCAGTCGTGGCAAGAATGCCCAGGTGGGACagagtcggaggtctgctgcacCCCtgcacccagctgggtcccagtctgatgtcgaccctctgaacgaggttatccaggagctgatgcaggcacTAGGGAGCGCCCTTGaggttcagagggggatgtcagcaacagtcCAGTGGGTCCATAGccccttggaggagtcccaaaagctatgggcgcaggagatggtggcggcaatgcatggcactgaggccaatactgctcgggtggcgactgcagtggagagcctggagcacgacgtcagcaacatgagtggtggtgtccatggcatTGCTCAGTGACTGAGGGCCATGGCTGAAGGCCTGAACAGCATGTCAGAGTTGCTGGGGGATGTGTCTCTGATGCAAGTGGGAGTTTGTCGAGGTActacggagcatgtcccagtctcaggtgggcattgtcgaggttctccagagcatgtccccatCACTGAATAGCGTGTCCAGATACAGATGGATGTTGGCAAGGCACTGCAGAGTGTGATCCAGTTACAGAGGGGCATCGCAGAGGGCATTCAACATCATGATGCAGACAATGAGGAGCCGCCTGGGCCGGCAGAGCCAGATGGCACAGGGGCCTCTGGAAGTCCATCCAGATGTCCATCCATCCCAAggtgagccccccacccccgcgcccTGCAGACACCACCTGGAAGGCgggagcactggaggccaacctggaGCCTCCCAACATGGAGACGACAGCAGTCACC encodes:
- the LOC119974318 gene encoding LOW QUALITY PROTEIN: nuclear ubiquitous casein and cyclin-dependent kinase substrate 1-like (The sequence of the model RefSeq protein was modified relative to this genomic sequence to represent the inferred CDS: deleted 2 bases in 1 codon) → MSVMGLGGTEGRNCEPQASCIVGVRAGHGRRLDYSQFEDSDDEAFGGDSPPPAKRARASPREGKNKRKSAKNARDESEESDDKLYEKDLKAAIALSKEEASHSADEDMGSEEDLDHGVSDYEASKKKCKKGKKTKAEKKEKRTPKNPEKQLAGDEESEDEKGHKGGRQKRQTASKAASKQREILLDDGGSEEEHEDDEEAVQEKGDSGNDADFYVEDDDDSDYESSLKKSKKERKTKTVPEKKEKKMPKPRLSATVTPATPSPVKGKGKGRVASTKASPPSKGQPPENPAKESKKEKSPPPETNEEEPEDEEEDEEEEEEEEVNSGDD